The following is a genomic window from Leptospira bandrabouensis.
TTGGAATGGACCGATGGGTGTGTTTGAAATGGACAAATTCTCCAAAGGAACCATTGAGATTGCCAAAGCCATCAGTAAATCCAAAGCCAAAACCGTTGTGGGCGGAGGTGATTCCATCGCTGCCGTGAACAAAGCTGGTGTGGCAGACAAAATCACTCATATTTCCACTGGTGGTGGTGCATCCTTAGAATTTTTAGAAGGACGCACACTCCCTGGTGTGGAATGTTTACTCCCTAAGGAAGGAAAATAAGATGAGAAAGAAGATCATTGCGGGAAACTGGAAAATGAATTTAACCTTGGCGGAAGCTTCGGCCATCACCAAAGGTTTGGTTTCCGCAACTAACTCCTCTTCCTACGAAGTCATGGTTTTCCCAAGTGCTTTGCATTTGGAAACCGTGTCTTCCCTAACCAAAGGATCCAAACTGATCGTAGGTGCGCAGAACGCTTACCAATCCGGACTCACTGCCATGACTGGCGAGATTTCCCCTGTCCAACTGGCAGAGTTTGGGATCTCCACTGTCCTTGTAGGGCACTCAGAAAGACGTCAATTTCTCGGGGAGACTTCTGAATTAGACAATGCTAAGATTTCCTACTTTTTAAAAGCGGGACTACGTGTTGTTTATTGTGTGGGGGAAACCTGGGCAGAAAGAGAAAAAGGAAACACCTTTTCTGTGTTAGAAGACCAAATCAAAAAAGGTCTAAAAGACATTACCAGTGACCAATTCAAAAACCTTGTCATTGCTTATGAGCCAGTTTGGGCCATTGGAACAGGAAAGGTTGCGACTCCTGTCGAAGCAGAAGAAGCACATGCCTTTATCCGCAAAGAGATTGGAAATTTGTTCGTGGGAGCGGGTTCAATCGCGGAGAACATTCAAATTCTTTATGGTGGTTCTGTGAAACCAGACAATATTAAAGAACTTCTCGCCAAACCAAATATAGACGGTGGCCTCGTAGGAGGAGCCAGTCAAAAATTAGATTCATTTTTAGGACTTTTAAAATAAGGAAACATTATGGGATTTTTTGCAGGAACCATCCTCACACTTTTTATTCTACTCTCACTTTTTCTCATCCTTCTTGTCATGATCCAAACGGGAAAAGGCGGAAGTGCAGGAATGCTCGGTGGATCTACCGCTAGCCAATCTGTATTTGGAGCATCCACAGCGGATGTAATGACAAAAACAACAAGAGTTGCGGCTATACTTTTTATCGTATTGTCCCTTGCTCTTTCCTTTGTATTTGCGAAAAAAGACGAAGTTTTGGTTCCCGATGTTGAACCAAGTTTAGAAGCTCCGGTAGAAACTGATGGAACACCTTCCGAAGTACCGGCTCCTACTACTCCTTAGTTTTTTCTGGGTCAATCTCGGTCTTTATCCTGAGTCCGAGATTTCAGAAAAAGAAAGCAGGTTAGATAAAGAAATCCTTAGCCTTTACCGAGAAATCGCTAAAGCTAGGGATCTTATGTCTTACGAAACACTTTCCTCCCTTCCAGCAAATACCACCATAAATTTTGTTGGAACCTACCCCAACCGAACTGGTATTCGTATTCGTAAATATAAAGTTGATCCTGATCCACAAAACAAAAACCGAATCAAACACTCCGAAGAAAAATCAATTTTACTCGAATTTAATGGTTCGGTACTTTCCAAAGTGGAAGTACAAGTAGTCACAGAAGATACGGAAATTGAACAAAAAACAAAAACTAAAATAACAGATACTTCTCCTCTCGATACATCCTTAAATGATATGGTGATTAGTTTTTCTGGAATTGACGGCTCTGATAGTTTTCAACTTTCTTCTCTTCGTAATGATGATATCAAACAGGAAAGAAACGATTTTAAAAAGGATTTTTATATTAAATTTCTTTTGGATTTTCATAGTCAATTAGCATCGATCGTCGCCTTACAAAAAACAGGTGGAAACAAAAACCAAAAGTCTATGTTCAAACAATTGAACCAGTCCCTGGGGTATTAGTTTGTCTACGAACACTCCCAGTAGTAGCAATAATGGTGATTCCGCTTCTGTAGAAAAAGTTGCCGAAAAAGCTCGTGAACTTGAAGCCATTTATGATGTCGTCCAAGACCCGTTAGTTCTTATCGATTCTGATTTTAATATCCAAAGAGCAAACCTAGCCACAATTCTATTTGCAAAAAACAACAAATACGATGAGTTATTGGACCGAAAATGTTACGAAGTTTTATACCAACGAACTGATATTTGTCCTTATTGTCCCAAAATTAATGTAAAATCAAAAGACAAAAATCAAACCTACTCTACTCCCATCACAAGAGAAATTTTTTTTCGATCAGAGGACAAAAAACAAACTCTCTTTTTAGAATTTTATCCTTATCCCAAACAAGAAGATCTTTTTTGGATGGTAGAAAAAATCTCAGACGTTACCAAACAAAGAGATAAAGAAGAAGAATCGTTTCGAATGCGTAACCTTGCCTCACTGGGAATCTTGATTTCAGGGATTGCTCACGAATTAAATAATCCGTTAACAGGCATTAGTTTAACACTTCAAAATCTAAAGGCCAATTGGCAAAACCAACCTCCCGAACAAATCGAAAAACGCCTAGATATGATTAAAAACGATATCTCTCGGGCTGCCATCATTGTTTCCGACATTATATCTTTTGCAAAAACGGACAAAGTAAAAGTTACCTTAGGGGATATAGTGGAAACCATCAACCGTGCAAAAGATACAGTGATTCGATTGTATCCACATTTAAGTAAAAATATCGTTTGGCGCATATCCTGCGATCACGAATACCAATTCCCTTTTCATCCAGGAAAGATGGAACGTTTGTTTATGAATTTATTTCGAAATTCCTTGCAAGCTTTTGATTATAGGCCGGGTGAAATTTCAATCGAACTAAGAAAAACCAAAAACTGGATTCATATCATTGTGGAAGATAATGCAGGTGGAATCCCCGACTCCATCATTCAAAAGATATTTGATCCATTTTTCACCAGCAATAAATCAGGAACAGGAACTGGTCTTGGTCTTTCGATCTGCCATTCCATTGTCAAAGAACATGATGGAAATATTTCGGTGAAGTCGAGTGAACAAAAAACACGATTTACCATATCTTTCCCTCTCACCAATGATATCACGGAGCAAAGTCCATGAAAAAATCCATTTTAATAGTGGAAGACATCCATTCCATTCGCGAAGCAATCATGGATTTACTCAGCACAAAGTTTAATGTGTTTGGTGCGGAACATTTCGAGGAAGCAGTTTGGTATTTAACCAATGAAAAAATTGACTTAACCATTACCGACATTCGTCTTCCCGGAAAATCTGGTATTGACTTAGTCAAACTCATCCAAAAAGAATTTCCACATGTATTGTATGCACTTATGACAGCATACAATATCAACGAATACATTAAATATGCAAAAGACCTTCATATTTGGAATATCATTCCTAAATATAGTTTCTTAGACATTCACTTAATCGAAGTTATGGTAGAGAAACTTTTATCTAACGACATTTTTGGAATTGAAAAATACTTCAACAGTGACTTTAAAGTTTATAATCAAAATATTAATAGTGAATTTGAAGAAGCCCCGAACAATGGAATCATTTATAAACAGATTAAATCTGATCAGGATCGATCTATACTTTGTGGAAAAATTTCTAAAAACTTAATTCAATTGGGAGCACCTAAAGCCATACAACAAGTGCTCGAAGAACTCACTTCTAATGCCATGATTCGTGCCCCTCGTACTCAGGAAGGTGATTACAAATATCAATTTGAAATTCCAAGCCATGATATGGTCGTTCCACTAGACAATATCCAACTAATGCCCGATGATTATTTTTTAATTGGTTACGGTGCCACAGAAAGTACAATATTTATTGTTGTTCGAGACCAATTTGGTTCTTTACGAAAAGAAGAAATTCTACATAGACTGGACCGTCATATCAGCATCGATGAATCCACTGGTTTTCCCAAAGGTTTAGAAGATAGTCATGGTCGTGGACTTTATATTTGCCGTGAAATTTCAGACCAACTCATCTTTAATATTGAACGAGGTGTTTGTACAGAAACAATTGCCATGATCAACAGAGAAGGACGCACTGGTTTTAAATCTCTTTCTATCTATGAAGTGGAACCAAAGCCCGAAGCAAATCAATAACTCTTACAGAAACAATAAATATCTATAAATTTCAACAAAACCAAAGGTGGTAATACATACCATACCACCAATGTAAGCAATAATTTAAAAAATTTGAAACTGCATTAAATCGGATTTGGATTGCATATAAAAAACAGAATCAGTTTTACCTGGAAAAAAACGTAGAGGTAACTCTGATGGTGCAATTCGTTTGGTTCGGATCAAACTACCCTTCGTATTGTAAAACTGGATTTCAGATTCAAACAAAGCTACGTAAATAGAATCAGTAACAAAAACCGATTGGTATACCCCACCTTGTTTGGATTTTGTTTTTTCCCATATCAATTCTCCTTCCTGATAAAAAGACAAACTGTCAGGTAAGTTAAAAAGAATAGATCCGTCGTTTCCTATGACAAAATAGAGTTTGTGAGGATAAAACTTAGGCAATGAAAATTCCTCTATAGTTTTACCGACCTCATCTAAAACTAAAACAAAATCTTTATCTAACAAAGAATAGTGGATACCTGTCAATTTTCCATTAGGAGATAATGCCACCGATTTAAAAAATGAATCCTTTTTATCCTTGGAAAGATCACTTTCAAACAATGAATTGCCTTTTTCATCTAACCTATAAATTTCTCCACCGGAAAACAATACAACCACACCTTTATTCTTTGAATCAAATTGGTAGTCGGTTAAAAATCTTCCGTTTAACTCTGATTTACCGACTCGGTTCCCACTTTCATCCATTAAAAAAACTGTATTATTATCACCGGATAAATATAATACGGGAGAGGCAAAATAACCACTCCTTGGATACGAATTAATTGGCTTTTTCCAAAATAACTCCCCAACATCCGAGAAAAAATTCACCTCATCTCCAATTTTTTCATAGAGAAGGTAACCATTCGTTAATAACGGGAAATCAATTAAATATTTGGGATCTGCTTCTAAAAATTTTCCAGTGCGAAACGAATAATACCTGCCCCCAACTTTATATCCATTCATTGTTTTTAAAGGATCTTCTCCCAGTTTTGGGGATGAAGTTCCAAATCGGCCTTCACTGTTCCAAACCCAAGTCTCTCTGATACTTGGAACAAGGTTTAGGTCAACATCCCATCCGTAATAGAATAAAAGAAAAAAACCAATTGAATAAACAATCGTTTGCCACATGTTAAATGTTCCTTTGTTTGAGAGACTGGTATAATAAAAATAAAGCGGTATTACTTGCGTTTTCTCGAATCCCGTCCCTATTTCCAGGAAAGATATAGGAGTGAGTTTGAATCAAACCATCTGGTGTTTTTAAACCAATCCAAACGGTGCCAACTGGTTTTGAATCGGTTCCACCTTCTGGCCCCGCAATCCCTGTAATGGAGATACAATAATCAGCTTTTGTTTTTTCAAAAATTCCGTTTGCCATTTTTTCAGCAGTTTCTTTACTCACGGCTCCGAATTCTTCTAATATATTTTTAGGAACATCTAACAATGATTCTTTTAGATCATTCGAATACGTTAAAAAACCACCCACAAAATAAGAACTTGATCCAGGAGAGTCTGTCAGTTTTTTTCCAAGAAGTCCGCCGGTGCAACTTTCACCAACGGCAATGGTATGTTTTCTTGAAACCAATTCTTCATGAACATAAGAGAATACATCATCAGAAATAATTTTAGGATATTGTAATTCTAATTTTTCTATAATTTTATCCAATTTAGTGACTTCATTCGATTGAAAAATACATTTAATGTAACCTCTATTTGCTGTTACTCCCCATTCTACCTCCGAAAATAGGTCTTCTCTGTATTTTTCTACAAAATCTTTTTGGTAAAGGGATTCACCAATGTTCCATAACCATTTTGTTTTTTGGACTAAATTCTCTCGAGGGTATAATCTTTTTAATTCTGGTGTGAGTCTTCTTGTAAACATTTCCTTCATCTCCGAAGGGACGCCTGGCATACAAACTAAATAAGAATCCACACCAATGGGCTCTACAAAACCTACTGCAATTCCAACGTTATTGTCTAAAATTTTACAATCTTCTGGAACAAACGTTTGGCGTAACACTGTAGGCAAAATATCGCTATATTGTTTTCCTCTAGATTCATATACACGCGTTAAACGAATCTTTGCCTTTTCCACCGAATAAGATTTTTTCCCGGTGAGTTTTAACACTGTTTCTAAAGTATAATCATCCTCTGTAGGCCCAAGTCCACCTGTCATCAAAACAAGCACCGGTCGCGATTCTGCTAGTTTTTTTAAGGTTTGGAGTTCCGATAAAATGATTTCTGGATCGTCAGGTAATGCGATAAACTTTTTTACCTTCCAACCCAATTCAAACAATTGATTCGCCATCCAACCCGAGTTCGTATCTAAACTACGACCTGCGGTAATCTCAGAACCTGTGGCAATAATGACTATGTATGGTGTTTCCATTCTTTTATGATTAGGATTCTTCTTTTGACATTTTTTCAGGGGCAGAAATTCCAAGAAGTTTTAGCCCATTTTCTAAGGCGAACTTCGTATACAGCACAAGTGAAAGAAGAGTATCTCTTTCGTTTCCAGTTTTATCTTTGATCCTGTTGTCTTTTTGAGAATAGAACTTTGTAAAGGATTTACTTAAAGATTGCAAATAGTTGGTAAGTCTATGTGGTTCAAAACTAGTAGCCGTGTCGTATACTTCTTCTTGGAGTCTTGCTACCCAGAAAAGAAGTCTAGTACGTTCTTCTTGTTTTAAAAAATCTTCTGATACTCCAGCCTTCAGGTGATTGAAATCCATGGGAACTTGTAATTCACGAAATATAGAACAGATCCTAGCATGAGCATATTGAATATAAAACACTGGATTTTTATCTGATTCGTCTTTGGCTAAATCCAAATCAAAATCAAGGGGAGCATCAGAACTTCTCATTAAAAAGAAATAACGTCCCACATCTTTTCCTTGTTTTCCTAAATAAGATAAAAGGTCGCGCATGGTTTGGAAAATTCCCAAACGTTTACTCATTTTCACCTTTTCTTTGTTTTCGATTAAGTTTACTTGTTGGGCAATGAGAACTCGGAAACTTTCATCAGACTTCCCAAATGATTTTACAGCTCCCTTTAAACGTGCGATGTAACCATAATGGTCTGGTCCCCAAATATCAATGAGTGTATCAAACCCTCGTGCGAATTTGTTATAATGATAAGCAATGTCTGCCATCAAATATGTGGGCCTTCCGTCTTCCCTTCGGATCACACGGTCTTTATCATCTCCATAAAGAGTGGATAAAAAATGAAGTTTTCCATCAATTGTGGTCACATCTTCCTTCTTTAAAATAGTAGGAACCTTTTCGACATCCCCTGCTTCGTGAAGGCTACGTTCACTAAAAAACAAATCAAAGTTTACACCGAATAACGCCAAATCTTCTTTTTGACGGCTAAGATTGTATTCGACTGCATAACGAGAAAGGAAATCTATCACCTCATCCCATTTTTCTGCAAATACAGAATCTAACACATATTTGGCTCTTTTTTCATCTTCTAAACAATGAATGGCAATGTCTTTAATATATTCCCCACGATAGCTTTCTTTTGGAAGAACTCTTTTTTTAATTAAATCGATAACAGGTTCATTTGATTCTTCTACTTGAAAACTTATGGTTTCACCTTTAAATTCAAAAATTCGAAGAAGAACAGCTACCCCAAGTAAATATACTTGGTTTCCATAATCATTCACGTAAAATTCTCGTTTCACAGTATGCCCAAGACTTGTTAACAAATTAGCTAAGGCATCTCCGTAGGCCGCTGATCTTGCAGAAACGATATTCATAGGTCCCGTTGGATTGGCGGAAACAAATTCAAGCAGGATCTTTTCTTTTTTATTTGTCTCTGCAAAAACTACGTTTGGAGACATTACGGAATTTACGTAATTCATTAAAAACTGCGTTTGAATTCTGAAATTAATAAAACCAGGCGGAGAAAAACTTACAAATTCGAAAAAAGATTCATTTTTAATCTCTGCCAAAACGGCTTCTGCAATTTCTTTTGGATTTTTATTCAGAATATTTTTGTTTTCTAATGCAAAAGGAGAAGAGTAATCTCCAAATTTTTCATCTCTAGAATATTCAATGCGGATTTTTAAATTCTCTCTAACAGAGGTTAGATTATTTTTTTCTAAATAGGTTTCGACTGCTTTCTCTAATTCGGAAAGCACAAGTTGCTTTAATAATTGATTCACATTCATTTCTAAAATTTAATTTCCATTTTTAATTTGTCTGAGTTCTGCCAAAGTTCAAAACTTCTTTCTTTGAATCTGGTTATAAAATGAGGGATACTCTCTTTTTCTTCCCGTAGAGTCGCCTGGAAGGTATTTGATTGTTCTTTCACCAAAACATTTTTCCTGTCTTTACGAAAGTTCTCACCTTTTAATAAAAGTTGGAACAAAGCAAAAAAAACAGAAAAAGTCATACAAAGTAAAACTGTTTTGGTAATCGCATTCATAAATACCCTATCGACTTATAAAACTCGAAGTATGATTTTAATTCTTTTCCAAAAAGAGACCTGAGGAACTGATTTAGAATTAGATCACCATCCCTATATTCGGTTTCCCTAGGAAAGAGACTCAATACGTTCGAAAATTTCTTTGATAACATAGTATGAAATAGTTTCAAAACAGGCAAATGATCTTTAGGAATAGGATGGCAGTCCGAACATAAAAATTCACGTTCTGCCACCGCAAAATAAGCAGCAGGTTTGGAAAGAACCTCTTCCCCACAAGTATGGCAATAAAATTCGGTAGGGAAATGGCCCATATGAGAGAGGGCTCTCAGTTTAAAAAAAGGGAGAATTTGTTTTTGGAATCCTTTTTCATTCGAAGTTTCCAAACTACCCGAAAGCAGTTGGTAAAGAAAGGGATGTGTTTCTCCTTCTGGATAAATCATGGATGTAAGTTCGGTAATGTATAATACAAACAAAGTGCCAAGGTAATCTGACTTTAATTCATCATAACGTTTTACTAAATGGACTTCTTTTATGGATTTCCAATCTTTCTCTGTTTGGTCATAATAATCAAGTTCCACAAGAGAGCCGAGTTCCGTAGTGATGATGGCCCGTCGTTTGGACTTACGAATCCCTTTACTCAAAAAATTCATACGAACCTGGGATTCACCTGCAAGGCTGATCACTCGATCACTATCCCCAATGTCCCGACTTTGAATGACGATCCCTCTTTCTTTGCGAATGGCCATCTAACTTTCAAAAACCAATTCCAAACATTCATCTTCTTTGGCGCGCATTCGAAGGGCATCTTCTTCGTTTGTTTCATGGTCATATCCAAACAAATGCAAAATTCCATGTACCAGAAGGCGATAAAACTCATCAATGATCGAATGGCCAATTTCTTTAGCTTGTTTTTGGCAGGTATCCATAGAAATAACCACTTCACCTAATATCTGATAGGGGATTGGCGGAAATTCCGAATAAAGGGGAAATGACAAAACATCGGTTGTTTTGTTTAAGCCCCTTCTTTCCAAATTAATTTCTTTCATCAATCCATCATCCACAAGAAGAATAGAAAGTTCGAGAGACTGCAAAAACTTCGGACTCAAAAATTTTAAAATGATTTCCGCATTTTTGATTACTAGATCGGACTTAACCTCTGACTTCCCGCCCAACTGGTCATTCCAATGGGTAATCACCACAAGAGAAGAATTCATTTTTTGTTTTTTTTGGTTCCAGCAGCTTCTAAAGCTTTTGTATCTTCTGGTTTTGGATACTTAGGTCTTTGGTGAAGACTTGAGAGTAATACTTCTTTAAAACTAGCTTTAATGATTTCTAAATCCCCGATAGTAAGTCCACTTTCATCCAATTGGTTTTCTGCCAATTTTGAATTGATGATCTTTCGGATGAGTTCATCCAAACTTTCCGGTGACACTTCTTCAAGAGAACGAGAGGCTGCTTCCAAAGAATCGGCAATCATAACGATTCCAGTCTCTTTACTTTGTGGTTTTGGACCAGGATACTGGAAATCTTTTTTATTAATATTCTTTCTGGCAGATGGAGAAATTTCCTGTAACGCTTTGTGGTAAAAAAATGCCATAGTGGAAGTTCCGTGGTGTTCCGGAATAAAGCTGATAATTTCTCTAGGTAATCTTGCTTTTTTTGCCATTTCAATCCCATCTAACACGTGATCGATGACTGTTTTTGCTGCCAATGCAGGATTGTTTTTATCAATATGTTCCGGTTTAGGAATCAAATGTTGGTTTTCTACAAAAAAACCAGCGTTAGGAATTTTCCCGATATCATGGAAATACACACCGACTCTAACAAGAAGTCTGTCCAAATTTAAATTTTGAGCTGCACGTTCAGACAATGCTGCCACCATAAAGGTATGAGTATAAGTGGAAGGAGCTTTCGTTAATAATTGTTGTAAAAGTGGATGGCCTGTATCAGCAAGTTCAATCAGTTTAAAACGCGTTGGGATATTGAATATATACTCATACATTGGAAGTAAAAATTGAACTGCCGTTGCACTGGCAAATCCATTCACAAAACACATTACCGTGATGCGAAAGAGATTTGAATTGGTTAGATCCCGAAAAAATCCGACTCCCGTTGAAACATAAAACTCTCGTCCATCAAATAAATAGCCTGCTGTGGTAATTAAAATCTGAACAAAGGTAAGTAAAAAACCAGCCTTTAAAAAATCGATTCGTTTGAGAAGTCGCCTTCCATAAATGGAACTCATAACGGCAACAGTGAATGCCAACATAAACGAAGTTGGGTTGTATCTAGAGGCAAAAAATACGGCAAATGCTAAAAAGAATCCAATCGCAATCGAAAGTTGTTCATCATAAACAAAACCAAGAAGTAAACAAAGCATCCCTACAGGAACAAACATTCCAAAATAATACACTCCCGACAAATCACTGTCAGTTGCATAAAAAACATTTGAAAGTAGATAAATGGAAGCTATCACAATCCAAAGGGTAAAAAAGATAATAAGATTACTCGAAAGATCATTTAATCGGTTTGGCCGATACCGAATGAGGTAAAAACCAACAATTACAATCAAAACACATTGAGTAAGAAAGATAGAAATTATGGATGCCAAGTTTGCTCGAGTAGCATAACGGTTCATCATTTCCAATTTTAATTTTACTTCTGGAGTGATCACATCTCCTGCGCGAACAATCACTTCATTGGCTTGGATTCGGCTTTTTTGAATTGCGATTGCATTGGTAGCACGCATCCTTGCATTTTCTGTTTCTTCTGGATTGTAATTACAAGCCGGATAAGAATATACATAATAAAGTCCGATCCTAGAAACAGCCTTTAGTAGTGAATCAGAAACATTAGGTAATTTCTCAGAAGCTAACTTTGATAAAACGGAAGCTACGGGACCATCTTTATAAATCTGTGATCTTGGAATTACCAGATTTCCATCAATGATAGAAG
Proteins encoded in this region:
- the tpiA gene encoding triose-phosphate isomerase, whose translation is MRKKIIAGNWKMNLTLAEASAITKGLVSATNSSSYEVMVFPSALHLETVSSLTKGSKLIVGAQNAYQSGLTAMTGEISPVQLAEFGISTVLVGHSERRQFLGETSELDNAKISYFLKAGLRVVYCVGETWAEREKGNTFSVLEDQIKKGLKDITSDQFKNLVIAYEPVWAIGTGKVATPVEAEEAHAFIRKEIGNLFVGAGSIAENIQILYGGSVKPDNIKELLAKPNIDGGLVGGASQKLDSFLGLLK
- the secG gene encoding preprotein translocase subunit SecG — its product is MGFFAGTILTLFILLSLFLILLVMIQTGKGGSAGMLGGSTASQSVFGASTADVMTKTTRVAAILFIVLSLALSFVFAKKDEVLVPDVEPSLEAPVETDGTPSEVPAPTTP
- a CDS encoding LIC_12096 family protein, with translation MEHLPKYRLLLLLSFFWVNLGLYPESEISEKESRLDKEILSLYREIAKARDLMSYETLSSLPANTTINFVGTYPNRTGIRIRKYKVDPDPQNKNRIKHSEEKSILLEFNGSVLSKVEVQVVTEDTEIEQKTKTKITDTSPLDTSLNDMVISFSGIDGSDSFQLSSLRNDDIKQERNDFKKDFYIKFLLDFHSQLASIVALQKTGGNKNQKSMFKQLNQSLGY
- a CDS encoding LIC_12097 family sensor histidine kinase, whose amino-acid sequence is MSTNTPSSSNNGDSASVEKVAEKARELEAIYDVVQDPLVLIDSDFNIQRANLATILFAKNNKYDELLDRKCYEVLYQRTDICPYCPKINVKSKDKNQTYSTPITREIFFRSEDKKQTLFLEFYPYPKQEDLFWMVEKISDVTKQRDKEEESFRMRNLASLGILISGIAHELNNPLTGISLTLQNLKANWQNQPPEQIEKRLDMIKNDISRAAIIVSDIISFAKTDKVKVTLGDIVETINRAKDTVIRLYPHLSKNIVWRISCDHEYQFPFHPGKMERLFMNLFRNSLQAFDYRPGEISIELRKTKNWIHIIVEDNAGGIPDSIIQKIFDPFFTSNKSGTGTGLGLSICHSIVKEHDGNISVKSSEQKTRFTISFPLTNDITEQSP
- a CDS encoding response regulator transcription factor — translated: MKKSILIVEDIHSIREAIMDLLSTKFNVFGAEHFEEAVWYLTNEKIDLTITDIRLPGKSGIDLVKLIQKEFPHVLYALMTAYNINEYIKYAKDLHIWNIIPKYSFLDIHLIEVMVEKLLSNDIFGIEKYFNSDFKVYNQNINSEFEEAPNNGIIYKQIKSDQDRSILCGKISKNLIQLGAPKAIQQVLEELTSNAMIRAPRTQEGDYKYQFEIPSHDMVVPLDNIQLMPDDYFLIGYGATESTIFIVVRDQFGSLRKEEILHRLDRHISIDESTGFPKGLEDSHGRGLYICREISDQLIFNIERGVCTETIAMINREGRTGFKSLSIYEVEPKPEANQ
- a CDS encoding nicotinamide-nucleotide amidohydrolase family protein, whose amino-acid sequence is METPYIVIIATGSEITAGRSLDTNSGWMANQLFELGWKVKKFIALPDDPEIILSELQTLKKLAESRPVLVLMTGGLGPTEDDYTLETVLKLTGKKSYSVEKAKIRLTRVYESRGKQYSDILPTVLRQTFVPEDCKILDNNVGIAVGFVEPIGVDSYLVCMPGVPSEMKEMFTRRLTPELKRLYPRENLVQKTKWLWNIGESLYQKDFVEKYREDLFSEVEWGVTANRGYIKCIFQSNEVTKLDKIIEKLELQYPKIISDDVFSYVHEELVSRKHTIAVGESCTGGLLGKKLTDSPGSSSYFVGGFLTYSNDLKESLLDVPKNILEEFGAVSKETAEKMANGIFEKTKADYCISITGIAGPEGGTDSKPVGTVWIGLKTPDGLIQTHSYIFPGNRDGIRENASNTALFLLYQSLKQRNI
- the argS gene encoding arginine--tRNA ligase, with the protein product MNVNQLLKQLVLSELEKAVETYLEKNNLTSVRENLKIRIEYSRDEKFGDYSSPFALENKNILNKNPKEIAEAVLAEIKNESFFEFVSFSPPGFINFRIQTQFLMNYVNSVMSPNVVFAETNKKEKILLEFVSANPTGPMNIVSARSAAYGDALANLLTSLGHTVKREFYVNDYGNQVYLLGVAVLLRIFEFKGETISFQVEESNEPVIDLIKKRVLPKESYRGEYIKDIAIHCLEDEKRAKYVLDSVFAEKWDEVIDFLSRYAVEYNLSRQKEDLALFGVNFDLFFSERSLHEAGDVEKVPTILKKEDVTTIDGKLHFLSTLYGDDKDRVIRREDGRPTYLMADIAYHYNKFARGFDTLIDIWGPDHYGYIARLKGAVKSFGKSDESFRVLIAQQVNLIENKEKVKMSKRLGIFQTMRDLLSYLGKQGKDVGRYFFLMRSSDAPLDFDLDLAKDESDKNPVFYIQYAHARICSIFRELQVPMDFNHLKAGVSEDFLKQEERTRLLFWVARLQEEVYDTATSFEPHRLTNYLQSLSKSFTKFYSQKDNRIKDKTGNERDTLLSLVLYTKFALENGLKLLGISAPEKMSKEES
- the recO gene encoding DNA repair protein RecO, whose product is MAIRKERGIVIQSRDIGDSDRVISLAGESQVRMNFLSKGIRKSKRRAIITTELGSLVELDYYDQTEKDWKSIKEVHLVKRYDELKSDYLGTLFVLYITELTSMIYPEGETHPFLYQLLSGSLETSNEKGFQKQILPFFKLRALSHMGHFPTEFYCHTCGEEVLSKPAAYFAVAEREFLCSDCHPIPKDHLPVLKLFHTMLSKKFSNVLSLFPRETEYRDGDLILNQFLRSLFGKELKSYFEFYKSIGYL
- the ybeY gene encoding rRNA maturation RNase YbeY gives rise to the protein MNSSLVVITHWNDQLGGKSEVKSDLVIKNAEIILKFLSPKFLQSLELSILLVDDGLMKEINLERRGLNKTTDVLSFPLYSEFPPIPYQILGEVVISMDTCQKQAKEIGHSIIDEFYRLLVHGILHLFGYDHETNEEDALRMRAKEDECLELVFES
- a CDS encoding HD family phosphohydrolase; translation: MKAILDSSMTRLTDFLTRVRPVSVVRNIQIILVSLTLLFVTYVLSIPFFGQTRVNTDPDGLFSEGKIAPETIQSVKEFSYEDTEKTNAEKQKAAANVPYAFDKDFGILVVGIDTNLSEDVELLRTILAEGKATPSIVKDRIPRWRNRTNEEIQAILDYPRKDKLKNFIQQYTNLIFSKYCIVKEDLPFAKDLDKAGAKIRNIGTQDQTSIIDGNLVIPRSQIYKDGPVASVLSKLASEKLPNVSDSLLKAVSRIGLYYVYSYPACNYNPEETENARMRATNAIAIQKSRIQANEVIVRAGDVITPEVKLKLEMMNRYATRANLASIISIFLTQCVLIVIVGFYLIRYRPNRLNDLSSNLIIFFTLWIVIASIYLLSNVFYATDSDLSGVYYFGMFVPVGMLCLLLGFVYDEQLSIAIGFFLAFAVFFASRYNPTSFMLAFTVAVMSSIYGRRLLKRIDFLKAGFLLTFVQILITTAGYLFDGREFYVSTGVGFFRDLTNSNLFRITVMCFVNGFASATAVQFLLPMYEYIFNIPTRFKLIELADTGHPLLQQLLTKAPSTYTHTFMVAALSERAAQNLNLDRLLVRVGVYFHDIGKIPNAGFFVENQHLIPKPEHIDKNNPALAAKTVIDHVLDGIEMAKKARLPREIISFIPEHHGTSTMAFFYHKALQEISPSARKNINKKDFQYPGPKPQSKETGIVMIADSLEAASRSLEEVSPESLDELIRKIINSKLAENQLDESGLTIGDLEIIKASFKEVLLSSLHQRPKYPKPEDTKALEAAGTKKNKK